The genomic interval GCCTATTTCAGATTTCGCCTCTGGCATTGGTCGGCATGGGGCTGCAGGGCTTCACCGCCTCGATGATTTTTGGCATGGGCGCGATTTACGCAGCCTCAATCGGGATGACCAACCAGCAAGGGTCTGTGTTTCTGGCCTCTGTGACCATCGCCAATGTAATCATGCAATATCCGGTTGGCCGCCTGTCCGATCGGTTTGACCGCCGTCTGGTCATTCTGATTGTGGCCAGCATTTCTGCGGTTGCGGCAGCATGTGCTTCTATTGTTGGCATCTCCAGCTATTGGGTGCTGGTTTTATTGACAGCCCTTTATGGCGGCTTTTCCATGACGATATATTCATTATGCATTGCCCACGCCAATGACTATCTGAGCCCCAGCCAGATGATCGGGACAGCTTCTGCACTGATTACAGTAAATGGAATTGGGGCCATATTTGGCCCGCCCATAATTGCTGCGCTGATGGATTTATTTGGCAGTTTTATCTATTTCGCAGTAATGTCAGGGGTACATATCGGCCTGGGTGTTTTTGTCCTCGCCCGCATGTCTATTCGGTCTGCAGTTCCTGCTGAGGCCCAGGGACCCTTCATTGCTGTGCCTGAACAAGGGACCGCCGTTGCGGTCAGCTTGAACCCAGAAACAGCCTGGAGTGAACCTGATCCGGACACATCGTTAACAGATGATCCGCTGGCAGATAATCCTTATCTTGACATCACCGTGCCTGCCAAACCCTCATCCTGACTGCGCACATCTTATACAGACCCTGTCCGAAAGGTCCTCCTGCTTCAGGATAACTGGTTTTCATGGCCCGTCATCCGGTTGACTGAGCCATAGGTTCAGCTGCATATTCTTAAATTTAGAAAAAACTTAAATAACGCGCAGAGCCTCTGTAATATTGGGGATATGAGGATGCGTATTTTTGTGATGATCTGGCTGTTGGGTGTTGTGCTGGGGGTGGGTGTGAGCGCGTTATGGCCTGCTGCTGCTGAGCAGCACGCTCATCTTGAGGTCAGCATCAGTGCTGTCAGTGATGGCGATTCTTTGCGGGCAGGACAGCTGAGGTTACGTTTGCACGGAATTGATGCGCCTGAAAAAACGCAAGTCTGTTCAACAGCGTCCGGCCAGAGCTATGCTTGCGGACAAAAAGCCACCGCGTGGCTGAGATCACATATTCAGCCAGGACAAAGGCTGTCTTGCGTGCTGATCGATACAGACCGGTATCGGCGCCTGATTGTGCAATGTTTCAAAAATGGTGAGGATATTAACAAGGCTTTGGTCCGAGCCGGATGGGCCGTTGCCTATACCCGCTATTCAGATGCTTATGTAACAGCTGAACAACAGGCAAAGGCGGACAGGATCGGGCTGTGGCAAGGGCCATTTCTGCGGCCTGAAGACTGGCGGCGCCAAAAAGGGGATCGCAAAAAATAAGCTGTCTTACAACAACCCGAGCTCACGTAACTCAGAAGCCAATTCAGCAGGCATCGGGGTTGCATCATCACTCTGCGGCATATCTTCAGGCGCGTCTGCCGGCTCAAGATAACGCCACCCCTGGAAGATCCGCACACGGCGCGGCCACACCGGGATCAGCTGTGGGGCAAGCACAATACCGCAAGCGGGCCGACCATCCTCACGCTTTACTTCGATCAGATCAGCAATAGGCTGCCGCACGCAAATCTGGCCTTTGATGATCCAAAACAGGCAGCCTCCATCCAGCAGCTCATCTGCACGTCGCGGCCAGTTTCGCGTCGGATGTATGATCGGCAACCCCTGGCGTGTGCGCCTGTTTTGCCAGCTTTTCAGTGAGTCAATGGACACTGAGCCAACAGAGAGTTTCTTTAAATGAACAGTCATGGCTTCAATTTAAATAGCTGCTGCGGGACCGACAAGGGCTGAGTGAAAAAAACACACACACCTTGTTTACAACAGATACAATGCTGCAAGTCCTAAAAACACAAGGAAGCCGATCACATCTGTGATTGTGGTGATAAAAACAGAAGAAGCAACCGCCGGATCAACCCCGGTTTTGACCAGGGCCAGCGGAATTAATGTGCCGGAAATCGCCGCTACGACCATATTCACCAGCATGGCAAAACCCAGCACAAGCGCAATTTGTGCATCGCCAAACCAGACATAAGACAGGCCCGCTGTCACCACTGCAAACACCACACCATTGGCGATGCCGACATAGAGCTCTCGTAAACCAAAAGCCACAGCGACTTTCGGGCTGAATTCGCGCATTGCGATTGCCCGCACAGCCACTGTGACTGTCTGAGTCCCTGCATTTCCCCCCATTGAGGCGACAATTGGCATCAGCACGGCAAGCGCGACAATCTTTTCGATCGTACTTTCAAAAAAACCAATCACTACAGAAGCGATCACAGCTGTAATCAGATTGACAAACAACCACGGCGCGCGGCCCTGAAGCGTCTCCAGAACAGAGGTGCGGATAGAGGCATCGGACACACCAGCAAGCGCCATCAGATCTT from SAR116 cluster alpha proteobacterium HIMB100 carries:
- a CDS encoding micrococcal nuclease-like nuclease (PFAM: Staphylococcal nuclease homologue) yields the protein MRIFVMIWLLGVVLGVGVSALWPAAAEQHAHLEVSISAVSDGDSLRAGQLRLRLHGIDAPEKTQVCSTASGQSYACGQKATAWLRSHIQPGQRLSCVLIDTDRYRRLIVQCFKNGEDINKALVRAGWAVAYTRYSDAYVTAEQQAKADRIGLWQGPFLRPEDWRRQKGDRKK
- a CDS encoding hypothetical protein (PFAM: Protein of unknown function (DUF1489)), yielding MTVHLKKLSVGSVSIDSLKSWQNRRTRQGLPIIHPTRNWPRRADELLDGGCLFWIIKGQICVRQPIADLIEVKREDGRPACGIVLAPQLIPVWPRRVRIFQGWRYLEPADAPEDMPQSDDATPMPAELASELRELGLL
- a CDS encoding cyanate permease (PFAM: Major Facilitator Superfamily) is translated as MFRSLMSSWPLFFGLLLIMIGNGLLVFLLGVRASAAGFSTTISGLMMGGYFIGFFGGSRYVPRILQDVGHIRTFGALSAIASAAVLVHIISVNPALWTVMRLFTGFAYAGMYIVVESWLNDKSTNETRGQMLAIYMIITMAGLSAGQLLGGLDDGITNLLFLTASILVSVAVVPILITASQAPEFSEPESVSLRRLFQISPLALVGMGLQGFTASMIFGMGAIYAASIGMTNQQGSVFLASVTIANVIMQYPVGRLSDRFDRRLVILIVASISAVAAACASIVGISSYWVLVLLTALYGGFSMTIYSLCIAHANDYLSPSQMIGTASALITVNGIGAIFGPPIIAALMDLFGSFIYFAVMSGVHIGLGVFVLARMSIRSAVPAEAQGPFIAVPEQGTAVAVSLNPETAWSEPDPDTSLTDDPLADNPYLDITVPAKPSS